The proteins below are encoded in one region of Thermodesulfovibrio thiophilus DSM 17215:
- the hisC gene encoding histidinol-phosphate transaminase, whose translation MIKPLSYVEKIQPYIPGKPIKEVEREIGIKECIKLASNENPVGPSPEVINAIKDFLSKPVELGRYPEGSGYELKNALCELFLKKGIQLSHDEIILGNGSNELLDIAVRTYIGPGDEAIMAQPSFVVYSMSVIAQGGIACEVPLKDYRHNLEEMLKKVTDKTKIIFIANPNNPTGTINYKKEFGEFMKAIPDNILVIIDEAYYEYVREPDYPDSLEHFKDDRDILILRTFSKAYGLASLRIGYGIAKKEIITEINKIRQPFNTNTIAQIAAEIAVKDDEHLKKVIEINENGKKYLYSELDKISEIKYIPTQTNFIYIILPDKMSSKEVFDTLLIQGVIVRPVGPAEIRVTIGLPDENKAFISAFKKIFGG comes from the coding sequence ATTAAAGAAGTTGAACGAGAGATAGGGATAAAAGAGTGCATTAAACTTGCCTCAAATGAAAACCCTGTAGGTCCCTCTCCAGAAGTTATTAATGCAATCAAAGACTTTCTATCAAAGCCTGTAGAACTTGGAAGATATCCTGAGGGAAGTGGGTACGAACTTAAAAACGCTCTTTGTGAGCTATTTTTAAAGAAGGGAATACAATTAAGCCATGATGAAATAATTCTCGGTAATGGATCAAATGAACTTTTAGATATCGCTGTAAGAACATACATTGGTCCTGGTGATGAAGCAATTATGGCCCAACCATCCTTTGTTGTTTATTCTATGAGTGTAATAGCCCAGGGTGGTATAGCATGTGAAGTTCCTCTTAAAGATTACAGACACAACCTTGAAGAGATGTTAAAAAAAGTCACAGATAAAACAAAAATTATTTTTATTGCCAATCCAAACAATCCTACAGGCACTATTAATTACAAAAAAGAGTTTGGTGAATTCATGAAAGCAATACCAGATAACATTCTTGTTATCATAGATGAAGCCTACTATGAGTATGTAAGAGAGCCTGATTATCCTGACAGTTTAGAACACTTTAAAGATGACAGGGATATATTAATTTTACGCACATTTTCAAAGGCTTATGGACTTGCCAGTCTCAGGATTGGTTATGGAATTGCTAAAAAGGAAATAATCACAGAAATAAATAAAATAAGACAGCCTTTTAACACAAATACAATAGCCCAGATTGCGGCCGAAATAGCAGTTAAAGACGACGAACACTTAAAGAAAGTAATTGAAATCAATGAAAATGGCAAAAAATATCTTTACAGTGAACTTGATAAAATCTCAGAGATTAAATATATTCCAACACAGACTAACTTCATCTATATAATATTGCCTGATAAAATGAGTTCAAAAGAAGTTTTTGATACTTTGCTAATACAGGGTGTGATAGTAAGACCTGTTGGCCCAGCAGAAATCAGAGTGACAATAGGCTTACCTGATGAAAATAAAGCATTTATCAGTGCGTTTAAAAAAATTTTTGGAGGTTAA
- the aroF gene encoding 3-deoxy-7-phosphoheptulonate synthase, with translation MDIIVLKPDVSDEQIEKIVKKLEVKGLKPHISKGTERTIIGVIGDTSKITEDEENAIKAIPGVEDVVRILKPYKLASRDFKKTDTTIQIDNLVIGGKQIHIAAGPCAVENRVTLFEIAEKIKLAGATFLRGGAFKPRTSPYSFQGLGVEGLQYLKEAKERTGLPVISEIMDPRDIDIMIEYVDILQIGTRNMQNFKLLMEVGSVNKPVLLKRGMSATIKELLMAAEYILSRGNEKVILCERGIRTFETATRNTLDLSAVPLLKSLSHLPVAVDPSHGVGKRELVVPMSVASVAAGADMLLIEVHINPEEALSDGEQSLTPSQFQEMMQKISAVAKAIGREV, from the coding sequence ATGGATATTATTGTATTAAAACCTGATGTAAGCGATGAACAAATTGAAAAAATCGTTAAAAAGCTTGAAGTAAAAGGTCTTAAACCGCATATCTCAAAAGGTACTGAAAGAACAATAATTGGAGTTATAGGAGATACATCTAAAATAACCGAAGATGAGGAAAATGCAATAAAAGCAATCCCAGGAGTTGAGGATGTTGTAAGAATTCTCAAACCGTACAAACTTGCAAGTAGGGACTTTAAAAAGACAGATACAACCATTCAGATTGATAATCTGGTTATTGGTGGCAAACAAATACATATTGCTGCAGGTCCCTGTGCAGTTGAAAACAGAGTTACTCTATTTGAAATTGCTGAAAAAATAAAGTTGGCTGGTGCTACTTTTTTAAGAGGTGGAGCATTTAAACCCAGAACTTCTCCATATTCTTTCCAGGGACTTGGAGTGGAAGGACTTCAATATTTAAAAGAAGCAAAGGAAAGAACAGGACTTCCTGTTATCAGTGAGATAATGGATCCACGAGACATAGATATTATGATAGAGTATGTTGATATTCTTCAGATTGGAACGAGAAATATGCAGAATTTTAAACTTTTAATGGAAGTCGGGTCTGTTAATAAACCTGTTTTACTTAAAAGGGGAATGTCTGCCACAATAAAAGAACTTCTCATGGCTGCAGAATACATACTTTCAAGAGGAAATGAAAAGGTTATACTCTGTGAAAGAGGAATAAGAACATTTGAAACAGCTACAAGAAATACGCTGGATTTGAGCGCTGTTCCGCTCTTAAAGTCATTGAGTCATTTACCTGTTGCTGTTGACCCAAGTCATGGAGTTGGCAAAAGGGAACTTGTTGTGCCAATGTCAGTTGCTTCAGTTGCAGCTGGTGCTGATATGCTATTGATTGAGGTTCATATAAATCCTGAGGAAGCTCTATCAGATGGCGAACAATCTCTAACTCCATCACAGTTTCAAGAAATGATGCAAAAGATATCAGCAGTTGCAAAGGCTATTGGTAGGGAAGTTTAA
- a CDS encoding prephenate dehydrogenase codes for MEDGFTTVSIIGVGLVGGSLALALKEKGLAKKIIGYGRNHQRLKEALKLGIIDHYTTSLEESAKADLIVLATPVGVFEELTTQLVSYLKKGTVVIDVGSVKEHVVNTLEKIFPDGIQFVGTHPIAGSDKTGFEYARADLFKEAKVIITPTDHTDIKTVERIMRLWQSTGAVVEFMDAAEHDKIYALMSHLPHLISFCLVNTVAEIDTNFIKYAGSGFKSSTRIAKSSPELWKDIFMMNRENILHCLDVFIRKLDEIKTLMSSEPTEELKKFMEKAKKLRESID; via the coding sequence ATGGAGGATGGATTCACCACTGTTTCAATTATTGGTGTTGGTTTAGTTGGTGGTTCCTTAGCATTAGCCTTAAAGGAAAAGGGATTAGCAAAAAAAATTATAGGTTATGGAAGAAATCATCAGAGACTTAAAGAAGCTTTAAAGCTAGGAATTATAGATCATTACACAACTTCTCTTGAAGAAAGTGCAAAAGCAGACCTCATTGTTCTGGCAACTCCTGTTGGAGTTTTTGAAGAACTGACAACCCAGCTGGTTAGTTATTTAAAAAAAGGAACAGTTGTTATTGATGTGGGAAGCGTAAAAGAACATGTTGTCAATACACTTGAAAAAATTTTTCCTGATGGAATTCAATTTGTCGGTACACATCCAATTGCAGGTTCAGATAAAACAGGGTTTGAATATGCAAGAGCAGACCTATTTAAAGAAGCAAAAGTTATCATCACACCTACTGACCATACAGACATTAAAACAGTTGAAAGGATTATGAGATTATGGCAGTCAACAGGTGCTGTTGTGGAGTTTATGGATGCTGCAGAGCACGACAAAATCTATGCTTTGATGAGCCATCTGCCTCATCTAATTTCATTTTGCCTTGTGAATACAGTAGCAGAGATTGATACGAATTTTATAAAATATGCAGGTTCCGGATTTAAAAGCTCCACAAGAATTGCCAAAAGCTCTCCAGAGTTATGGAAAGATATTTTCATGATGAACAGGGAAAATATCTTGCATTGTCTTGATGTTTTTATCAGGAAACTTGATGAGATAAAAACTTTAATGTCCAGTGAACCAACTGAAGAACTAAAAAAATTCATGGAAAAAGCAAAAAAATTAAGAGAGAGTATTGACTG